The Penicillium oxalicum strain HP7-1 chromosome VI, whole genome shotgun sequence genome window below encodes:
- a CDS encoding Acid phosphatase translates to MKATTASVLLALTAAVNARPTVDTEYPYKGPAVPVGDWVDPSVNGNGKGFPRLVEPPAVKPSSANPTNNVNVISLSYLPRGVNIHYQTPFGLGRAPEIKWGKHPNKLDKRATGSSHTYDRTPPCSQVSAITQCSQFFHEVSLDHLKAGTTYYYQITAANGTTESEVMSFQTAQKAGDDKKFSVAVLNDMGYTNAQGTHKYLVQAAKEGTAFAWHGGDISYADDWYSGILPCADDWPVCYNGTDTALPGSGPIPDEYKKPLPKGEVPNQGSPQGGDMSVLYESNWDLWQQWMGDITTKIPYMVLPGNHEAACAEFDGPGNVLTSYLNENEPNTTTAKSALTYYSCPPSQRNFTAFQHRFRMPGKETGGVGNFWYSFDYGLAHFVSINSETDFAKSPEKSFAEDVKGNETHPTEPETYITDSGPFGDVDGSVNDNKAYEQYQWLKDDLESVNRKKTPWVIVMGHRPMYSSATSGYQKNLRDAFESLMLENGVDAYIAGHIHWYERLFPLGTNGTIDTASVVNNNTFYTNAGKSMTHLINGAAGNLESHSEFSKGQHLQNITVVLNKEDYGFSKLTVINSTALTWEYIVGSDGSVRDSLTLLKPTEKKCH, encoded by the exons ATGAAGGCGACCACTGCTTCTGTCTTGCTGGCGCTGACTGCTGCTGTCAACGCCCGTCCTACGGTTGACACAGAGTACCCATACAAGGGTCCTGCGGTCCCGGTCGGTGATTGGGTTGACCCCAGCGTCAATGGCAATGGCAAGGGCTTCCCTCGTCTCGTGGAACCTCCTGCGGTCAAGCCGTCCTCCGCCAACCCGACCAACAATGTCAATGTGATCTCGCTCTCATATCTTCCCCGTGGCGTCAACATTCACTACCAGACTCCCTTCGGTCTGGGCCGCGCCCCGGAAATCAAATGGGGCAAGCACCCGAACAAGCTCGATAAGCGCGCGACAGGTTCGTCGCATAC TTATGACCGCACCCCGCCTTGCTCGCAAGTCTCCGCCATCACCCAGTGCAGTCAGTTCTTCCATGAGGTTTCTCTGGACCACCTCAAGGCTGGCACGACGTACTATTACCAGATCACTGCAGCCAATGGTACCACCGAATCCGAGGTGATGAGCTTCCAGACCGCTCAAAAGGCTGGTGACGACAAAAAGTTCAGCGTCGCTGTGCTGAACGACATGGGCTACACCAATGCCCAAGGTACTCACAAGTACTTGGTGCAGGCTGCCAAGGAGGGTACTGCTTTTGCTTGGCACGGCGGCGACATCAGTTACGCTGACGACTGGTACTCTGGCATTCTGCCCTGTGCGGATGACTGGCCGGTCTGCTACAACGGTACCGACACTGCCTTGCCCGGGAGTGGCCCAATTCCCGATGAGTACAAGAAGCCTCTTCCCAAGGGTGAAGTCCCCAACCAGGGCAGCCCTCAGGGTGGTGACATGAGCGTTCTGTACGAGAGCAACTGGGATCTCTGGCAGCAGTGGATGGGCGATATCACCACCAAGATTCCTTACATGGTTCTACCTGGCAATCACGAGGCAGCTTGTGCCGAGTTTGACGGTCCTGGCAATGTTCTCACCTCATATCTCAACGAGAACGAGCCCAACACCACTACCGCCAAGAGCGCTTTGACCTACTACAGCTGCCCGCCTTCTCAACG CAACTTCACTGCCTTCCAGCACCGTTTCCGCATGCCTGGCAAGGAAACCGGTGGCGTCGGTAACTTCTGGTACTCTTTTGATTACGGTCTTGCCCACTTCGTCTCCATCAACAGCGAGACCGATTTTGCCAAGAGCCCTGAGAAGTCCTTTGCTGAGGATGTGAAGGGCAATGAGACCCACCCCACGGAGCCCGAGACGTATATCACCGATAGTGGTCCTTTCGGTGATGTGGACGGCAGCGTCAACGACAACAAGGCTTACGAGCAATACCAGTGGCTGAAGGACGACCTGGAGAGTGTGAACCGCAAAAAGACCCCTTGGGTCATCGTCATGGGCCACCGCCCCATGTACAGCTCTGCCACTTCAGGTTACCAGAAGAACCTCCGTGATGCGTTCGAGTCCCTGATGCTGGAGAACGGTGTTGATGCTTATATCGCTGG CCACATTCACTGGTACGAGCGACTCTTCCCCCTCGGCACCAACGGTACTATTGACACTGCTTCGGTGGTCAACAACAACACCTTCTACACCAACGCCGGAAAGTCGATGACCCACCTGATCAACGGCGCTGCCGGTAACCTGGAGAGTCACAGTGAGTTCAGCAAGGGTCAGCACTTGCAGAATATCACTGTCGTCCTGAACAAGGAGGACTATGGATTCAGCAAACTGACCGTTATCAACTCTACCGCCCTGACCTGGGAGTACATTGTCGGTAGCGATGGATCCGTTCGTGACTCTCTTACTCTGCTGAAGCCTACTGAGAAGAAGTGCCACTAG